The following DNA comes from Ornithinimicrobium avium.
AGCGCCCGTGGCCGCGAAGTACGCCAGCCCGGTCCTGCTGACGCGGCAGGCCAGCATCCCGGCACCGATCCTGGCGGCGATCATCGACCTGCGCGTGCAGAAGCTGACGATCGTCGGTGGGTACACCGCGGTGGCCCTGGCCGTCCAGCAGGAGCTGGAGGCGCTCGTCTACCCGTGAGGCCGACGCGTCGAGGGCCCCCGCAGCGACACCGCTGCGGGGGCCCTCCCGCGACCAGAGGCGCCTAGCGGCGCCCCCCGGAGAGCACGTAGGGCACGCCGCTGTCGCGCGAGAGCCGCTCGAGCAGCCGGCCGACCGACCTGCCGACCTCCCCGGTGCCCAGGACCGCGTCGGCCTCCTGCAGGAGGAGGACCGTGCTGCCGCTGGCGGCGGCCGCGAACTCCTGCTCCAGCCGCCGCTCGGTGTCGGCGCTCCCCCCGCCGAGGAGCGGCCGCAGGTCGACCCGCCGCACGACCGTGAGGTGCTCCTGCGCCAGCCTGGTGGCCGCCGCGACGGCGGCGGTCGCCGGTAGCACCGCCGGCCCGCTGGCCGCCGAGGTGTCCAGGTCGAGCCGGTAGGTCTCGAACTCGGCCGGACGCAGGACGGCCATCCCGAGCAGCAGCACGATCCGGCCGGCGGCCGCGTCGGCGCGCGTCGTGGTCGTGCCGTCGCAGCGCGCGAAGTAGGCATCCTGCGGCCGGGTGCCGGCCAGGGCGCCGCGCTGCCACAGGCCGTGCAGGAAGTCCTCGGCCCGACGTCGCACCAGGTCGCCGAGACCGGCGTCGGGACGGCGGTCGGCGACGAACCGCATACCCTCCTCGAGCGAGGTGAGCACGTGGTCGGTGAGCCGGCGCACCGGGAGGTAGCGCTCGGCGGGCACCGCGCTCTCCCGGGCCGCCAGGGTGCGCACGCCCCACACCCGCGGACCCGCGCCGGGGAAGGTGCGCAGGGTGTTGATCCCGTCCTGGGACAGGGTCCCGGTCGTCGCCTCGTCCAGCACCGCCGCTGCGCCGGTCACGCCGAGCAGCTCGGCGTCGGCACCGCTGGGTGCGCCCCAGACCCCCCGCCCCGCGTCCCGCGAGAGCTGCCCCGCCACCGCACCGGACGGGGGGACGGCCACCGGCCCGCGGTCCCCGTCCATCACCAGCCAGGGCAGGTATGCCGCCGCGCGCGACCGCTCCCCGCCCACCTGGGCGGTGAGCAGGCGGGCGGTCGTGGGGGAGGAGTCCGCGGGCAGGTCGAGCAGGAGCACGGACCGCTCCTGCTCGCACCGGCCCAGGGCGCGGGCCACGGCGAGCGGGTGCGCGGCGGTCACGCCGACGAGGACGAGGACGGCGAACGGCCCGGGCAGCGCGTGGAGGCCGCCGACGCCGCCGACCGGGACGACCTGCCCGGGCGTGGGCCCTGCGGCACGCACCACCACCGCGTCGGTGCCACCGTTGGCGAAGAACAGGCGCACGGCCCGGTCGAGGTCGGTCGGGTCGGCGCCGTCCGGGCAGAACGTCGCCCGGTAGTCCGCCAGGTCCGCCACGCGGACCGGGGTGTCCACCGGACCGTGGCCGGCGTGGCCGACGAAGGCCGTGGTGGAGGGGGCGGGCTGGACGGGTGCGGGATCGGGTGCCATACCCCATTGAAGCCCCTCACCCCTTCGGGTGGGAAGGGGGGCGTCGGGCCTCCATCGTTACCCGATCGTGACCTTGGGGGGCCCGCAGGGGGTCCGTTTTTTCCTAGGGTGACGAGGGTGTGCGCCACGCCGGCGTGCACGGACGGCATGTCAAGGGAGATAGTCGCGTGAAATCAGCAGACAGGGGCGGTCACGCCCGTCGCGCTCTCGCGGGTGTCGCCACACTGGCCATGACCGGGGCGTTCCTCGCCCCGATCGCCGCCAGCGCTGACGACATCAGCAAGTTCGCGGACGGCGCCACGGCGCCAGAGCTCAAGATCCAGGACAACGTGGTGACGGGGGTGCAGACGGCCCCCAACAGCTTCTTCGTGCAGTTCGCGAGCGAGCCGACCAGCAACGGCGGCTCGCTGTCGGCCATCAGGGCCGAGCGCTCGCAGTTCCAGGCCGACGTCGCCGACGCCGGGGTGGACGTGGAGGTCCGCCAGGAGTTCGGCACGCTGTGGAACGGCGTGTCCGTGGACGTCGAGGAGGACGAGCTGCTCGAGCTGGCCTCCTCCGGCGTGGTCGAGGCGATCTTCCCGATGGAGATCATCGAGGCGCCCACCGACGTGCAGACCCAGACCATCGACCCGGAGCTGTTCTCCGCGATCACGATGACCGGCGCCGACGTCGTCCAGAGCGAGCTCGGCTACGACGGCACCGGCATCAAGGTCGGCATCATCGACACCGGCATCGACATCGACCACCCCGACCTGGGGGGCAACGGCACGCCGGGCAGCACGGCCTTCCCCTCCGAGCGCGTGGCCTACGGCTACGACCTGGTCGGCGACACCTACAACTCAGACCCCTCGGACCCCGCCTACCAGCCCAACCCGATGCCCGACCCCAACCCCGACGACTGCCAGGGACACGGCACCCACGTCGCCGGGATCGTCGGCGCGGACGGCGAGGTGACCGGTGTGGCACCGGGCGTCACCTTCGGCGCCTACCGCGTCTTCGGCTGCGAGGGCTCCACCGAGGGCGACGTCATGCTGCACGCCATGGAGCTGGCGCTGCGCGACGGCATGGACGTGGTCAACATGTCGATCGGCTCGGCCTTCAGCAACTGGGCGCAGTACCCGACCGCCCAGGCCTCCGACGCCCTCGCCCGCGAGGGTGTCGTCGTCGCCGCCTCGATCGGCAACTCCGGCGATGACGGCGTCTACTCCGCCGGCGCCCCCGGCGTCGGCCGCGACACCATCGGCGTCGGCTCGGTCGACAACATCGAGTTCATGGCCAGCTTCTTCTCCGACGAGAACGGCGACCCCGTCCCCTACGTCCCGGCCACCGGCTCGCCGGCCCCTCCGACCGAGGGCACCGCGCCCGTCGTGGCCGTCGCCGAGCCGGGCACTCCCGAGGCGCTCGCCTGCGGCACGGACCCCTTCACCGACGCCCAGAAGGCCGTGATCGACGGCAACTGGGTGCTCATCCAGCGCGGCACCTGCTCCTTCTACGAGAAGGCCCGCAACGGCCAGCTCGCCGGTGCCGCCGGCGTCATCATCTACAACAACGTGCCCGGGCTGATCAACCCGACCGTCGAGGGTGACCCGCCGGTCACCGTCCCGGTCATCATGATCACCGCGGCCGACGGTGAGGCCCTCGTCGCCGACGCCCTCGCCGAGGGCAGCACCACGATCACCTGGTCCGCCGAGCAGACCTCGACCCCGAGCCCGACCGGCGGCCTGATGAGCTCGTTCAGCTCCTTCGGCACCGCGGCGGACCTCATGTACAAGCCGGACGTCGCGGCGCCGGGCGGTCAGATCTACTCGACCTACCCCCTGGAGAAGGGCGCCCACGCCACGCTGTCGGGCACCTCGATGGCCTCCCCGCACGTCGCGGGGGCCGCGGCCCTCATGCTCGAGGCCGACCCGGGCCTGAGCGTGCCGGAGGTGAAGACGAAGATGCAGAACTCCGCGGAGCAGCTGCCCCTCAACATCGCTCCCGCCGCAGGCCTGGAGGTCGTGCACCTGCAGGGTGCCGGCATGATCCACGTCGACAAGGCGATCCTGGCCGACGTGGAGCTCGAGCCGTCCTTCCTGCAGCTCGGTCAGACCTCTGATGCGGTCACCACGACGCTGACGCTGACCAACACCACGGACCTGACCGAGGTCTACACGATGTCCTTCGAGCCCGCGCTCGGCACCGCCGGCACGGCCAGCGACTGGGACTACTACTACGCCGACGCCGACGTGAGCTTCTCGGCGGACCAGGTGAGCGTCCCCGCGGGCGGCAGCGCCACCGTCGACGTCACCGTCGTGGGTCCCTACGACGCGGAGGAGGACATCGGCTTCCTCTACGGCGGCTACGTGCTGGCCACCGGGACCGACA
Coding sequences within:
- a CDS encoding phage tail sheath family protein gives rise to the protein MAPDPAPVQPAPSTTAFVGHAGHGPVDTPVRVADLADYRATFCPDGADPTDLDRAVRLFFANGGTDAVVVRAAGPTPGQVVPVGGVGGLHALPGPFAVLVLVGVTAAHPLAVARALGRCEQERSVLLLDLPADSSPTTARLLTAQVGGERSRAAAYLPWLVMDGDRGPVAVPPSGAVAGQLSRDAGRGVWGAPSGADAELLGVTGAAAVLDEATTGTLSQDGINTLRTFPGAGPRVWGVRTLAARESAVPAERYLPVRRLTDHVLTSLEEGMRFVADRRPDAGLGDLVRRRAEDFLHGLWQRGALAGTRPQDAYFARCDGTTTTRADAAAGRIVLLLGMAVLRPAEFETYRLDLDTSAASGPAVLPATAAVAAATRLAQEHLTVVRRVDLRPLLGGGSADTERRLEQEFAAAASGSTVLLLQEADAVLGTGEVGRSVGRLLERLSRDSGVPYVLSGGRR
- a CDS encoding cell wall-binding repeat-containing protein — protein: MTGAFLAPIAASADDISKFADGATAPELKIQDNVVTGVQTAPNSFFVQFASEPTSNGGSLSAIRAERSQFQADVADAGVDVEVRQEFGTLWNGVSVDVEEDELLELASSGVVEAIFPMEIIEAPTDVQTQTIDPELFSAITMTGADVVQSELGYDGTGIKVGIIDTGIDIDHPDLGGNGTPGSTAFPSERVAYGYDLVGDTYNSDPSDPAYQPNPMPDPNPDDCQGHGTHVAGIVGADGEVTGVAPGVTFGAYRVFGCEGSTEGDVMLHAMELALRDGMDVVNMSIGSAFSNWAQYPTAQASDALAREGVVVAASIGNSGDDGVYSAGAPGVGRDTIGVGSVDNIEFMASFFSDENGDPVPYVPATGSPAPPTEGTAPVVAVAEPGTPEALACGTDPFTDAQKAVIDGNWVLIQRGTCSFYEKARNGQLAGAAGVIIYNNVPGLINPTVEGDPPVTVPVIMITAADGEALVADALAEGSTTITWSAEQTSTPSPTGGLMSSFSSFGTAADLMYKPDVAAPGGQIYSTYPLEKGAHATLSGTSMASPHVAGAAALMLEADPGLSVPEVKTKMQNSAEQLPLNIAPAAGLEVVHLQGAGMIHVDKAILADVELEPSFLQLGQTSDAVTTTLTLTNTTDLTEVYTMSFEPALGTAGTASDWDYYYADADVSFSADQVSVPAGGSATVDVTVVGPYDAEEDIGFLYGGYVLATGTDSSVYSVPVGGASFDLQQVEVLTGAVQGETGPVELPVLGKLASCTMFLGVDCVDPEGDWNLAGAGTTYTMDEGDVPTVLMHLEQQSRAMDWEVFKARADGGKGASLGLVSEVDYLERTPGLTVRTWDGKVVDDNGARVRVPDGDYVIEITITRAQAWNDDRDAVTETWTSPAFGIAWAGTGLVDSPTVDRAMGPDRYATAAELAVENFDAGVETVYIGSGQAFPDALSGSALAGTEGSPVLLTRSGSLPAATRMALQTLAPERIVVLGGPTAISAGVEARLADYAGTVERLAGSDRYATSAAVSGEYPVGVSVAFLASGRAFPDALSASAAAGVEDSPVLLTRPGSIPAVVAAELARLDPDRIVVLGGRTAVSDAVLRQARAYATDVVRIGGDDRYETSANVAAEFFTTPVAHAVMASGSGFADALAAAPVAAQNTSPVLLTRPTRIPAATLATMIDLRVQALTIAGGYSAVSLAVQEELESVVYP